The Peptostreptococcaceae bacterium genome has a window encoding:
- a CDS encoding type II toxin-antitoxin system RelE/ParE family toxin: MGSTSIEITSKAEHAFIKLQKKDGILLAEIMKKIEMLEKGKPEALDIRPIIRKNGDYKINEIRIKHPNSYRLFYIQVYQNEDKIIIVDGRKKKVGKFPLKYFKELDKCINTYLGC; encoded by the coding sequence ATGGGAAGCACTAGTATTGAAATAACTAGTAAAGCAGAACATGCTTTTATTAAGTTGCAGAAAAAAGATGGTATCCTTCTAGCGGAAATAATGAAAAAAATTGAGATGTTAGAGAAAGGTAAACCCGAAGCATTAGATATTAGACCAATAATACGGAAGAATGGAGACTATAAAATCAATGAAATAAGAATTAAGCATCCAAATTCCTACAGATTGTTTTATATTCAAGTATATCAAAATGAGGATAAAATAATTATTGTAGATGGAAGGAAAAAGAAGGTGGGTAAATTTCCTCTTAAATATTTTAAAGAACTTGATAAATGTATCAATACTTATTTGGGATGTTAG